Proteins from a single region of Psychrobacter cryohalolentis K5:
- a CDS encoding histidine phosphatase family protein, whose protein sequence is MILYIWRHPKPITAGGLCIGQTDVEVDKRKLKRLANKIQRFVRLQQLPKVIWVSPLQRSLKVGEILAQRGFECRVAPKLAEIHFGDWDGQSWKQIEKQQIDEWCNNFAHFAPDHGESLQQLFNRAESWLDKIAAEQKDSPVLAIGHAGWINSAKMIATGQEVPNLAINWPHSVGYLSCSHIDI, encoded by the coding sequence TATATTTGGCGTCATCCAAAACCTATTACGGCTGGTGGTCTCTGTATCGGACAGACAGATGTAGAAGTCGATAAACGTAAACTAAAACGCCTTGCTAATAAAATACAGCGCTTTGTACGTCTACAGCAATTACCAAAAGTGATTTGGGTTAGCCCCTTACAGCGTTCACTAAAGGTCGGGGAAATATTGGCACAGCGCGGTTTTGAGTGTCGAGTCGCACCTAAATTGGCTGAGATTCATTTCGGTGATTGGGATGGTCAGTCTTGGAAACAGATTGAGAAACAACAAATTGATGAATGGTGCAATAATTTTGCCCACTTTGCGCCTGATCATGGTGAAAGTTTGCAACAGCTGTTTAATCGAGCGGAGAGCTGGTTGGATAAAATTGCAGCTGAACAAAAAGATAGCCCAGTATTAGCCATCGGTCATGCTGGTTGGATCAATAGCGCTAAGATGATCGCGACTGGTCAAGAGGTACCAAACCTTGCAATTAACTGGCCACACTCTGTAGGATATTTATCCTGTAGTCATATTGATATTTAA
- the rplI gene encoding 50S ribosomal protein L9: MQIILLQRIVNLGKLGETVDVKPGYGRNFLIPLGKALPATKANIEKFEARRAELEAEEAKEVAVAQERADALTDVNVIMRAKSGDEGKLFGSIGTRDIAEALTNSGLEVDRAEIKLPEGTLRQIGEYNVDIQLHHDVTATILVTILSEDGDNEDLDEDNAADENEDYSEE; the protein is encoded by the coding sequence ATGCAAATTATTTTGTTACAGCGTATCGTCAACCTTGGCAAACTCGGTGAAACTGTCGATGTAAAACCAGGTTACGGACGTAACTTTCTTATCCCTTTGGGTAAAGCACTACCTGCTACTAAAGCTAACATTGAAAAGTTCGAAGCACGTCGTGCTGAACTTGAAGCTGAAGAAGCAAAAGAAGTAGCGGTTGCTCAAGAACGTGCTGACGCATTAACTGACGTTAATGTTATCATGCGCGCTAAATCAGGTGACGAAGGCAAGCTATTCGGCTCTATCGGTACACGCGATATCGCTGAAGCATTGACTAACTCAGGTCTAGAAGTTGACCGTGCTGAAATCAAGCTACCTGAAGGCACTTTGCGTCAAATTGGTGAATATAATGTTGATATTCAACTACATCATGACGTTACGGCTACTATTCTAGTTACCATTCTTTCTGAAGATGGCGACAACGAAGATTTAGACGAAGACAATGCTGCAGACGAAAACGAAGACTATTCTGAAGAGTAA
- the rpsR gene encoding 30S ribosomal protein S18, translating into MARFYRRRKFCRFTAEGITHIDYKDVELLKQYISDNGKIVPSRITGTSTKYQRQLATAIKQARYLSLLPYTDNHQG; encoded by the coding sequence ATGGCACGTTTTTATCGCCGTCGCAAATTCTGCCGTTTCACTGCTGAAGGTATCACTCACATCGATTATAAAGATGTTGAATTGCTAAAACAGTATATCAGTGATAATGGCAAAATCGTACCAAGCCGTATTACCGGTACGTCTACTAAATATCAGCGTCAACTAGCGACTGCTATCAAGCAAGCTCGTTATTTATCGCTACTTCCATACACTGATAACCATCAGGGTTAA
- the rpsF gene encoding 30S ribosomal protein S6: protein MRHYELVLLVHPDQSDQVVGMVERYIKLVQDNNGTIHRLEDWGRRQLAYPINKIHKAHYVLFNIETDGETLAELEELFRYNDAIIRSLVMRRDDAVTEESQLAKNADEKRARKATTRRPDSNDDNDNHSDD, encoded by the coding sequence ATGCGACATTACGAACTGGTGTTACTTGTACACCCAGACCAAAGCGACCAAGTGGTCGGCATGGTTGAACGCTATATCAAGTTAGTTCAAGACAACAACGGCACTATCCATCGTCTAGAAGATTGGGGTCGTCGTCAACTTGCTTACCCAATTAACAAGATTCACAAAGCTCATTACGTTCTTTTCAACATTGAAACTGACGGCGAGACTTTAGCTGAACTTGAAGAATTATTCCGTTATAACGACGCGATCATTCGTAGTCTAGTTATGCGCCGTGATGATGCTGTCACTGAAGAGTCGCAGTTAGCCAAGAATGCCGATGAAAAACGCGCACGCAAAGCTACTACTCGTCGTCCAGACAGTAATGATGACAACGACAACCACAGTGATGACTAA
- a CDS encoding RDD family protein: protein MQAIMQIFLARNNVQAGPYTLDQLNIMLTSGEVLLDDLVWHDGLDQWQRMGNLTNNQAFYRPTHVAMPEVNDSIINNVTIFPEDDAADTNKDKQSVSLDRLYGKPERSKDTAKNTKADMTTNRHHTPNSNVSLNKSNATKAASAKDKVVGNVILAPIMSRILATALNALLYLLAIFPLVMALTKMDVDYTKFQNIQDMDAAYQYSVTLMESLPSSTLMISQVMVFGLFALQLLFITLRGQSLGKMITGIRVVDQTTHRLPSFLKLIGMRTFLLFIIYNLLFSFTSFLGFVLIAIHYYMASKSPENIGWHDKLAKTLVVKADSSQLIKEPKIK from the coding sequence ATGCAGGCAATTATGCAGATTTTCCTTGCTCGAAATAACGTACAAGCCGGTCCCTACACTTTGGATCAGCTCAATATTATGCTCACCTCTGGTGAAGTGCTATTAGATGATTTGGTCTGGCATGACGGCTTAGATCAGTGGCAGCGCATGGGTAACTTAACTAATAATCAAGCCTTTTATCGCCCAACTCATGTAGCGATGCCTGAGGTTAATGATTCTATCATTAACAACGTTACTATCTTCCCAGAAGACGATGCAGCAGATACCAATAAAGACAAACAATCGGTATCGCTAGATCGTTTATATGGCAAGCCTGAACGTTCAAAAGACACGGCTAAAAACACCAAAGCAGATATGACAACCAATCGTCATCACACGCCAAATAGCAACGTGTCATTAAATAAATCTAACGCGACCAAGGCTGCTTCAGCGAAAGATAAAGTAGTGGGTAATGTGATACTCGCTCCTATCATGTCACGGATATTGGCAACGGCGCTGAATGCTTTACTGTATTTATTAGCTATTTTTCCACTAGTCATGGCATTGACCAAGATGGATGTCGACTATACCAAGTTCCAAAATATTCAGGATATGGACGCTGCTTATCAGTACTCAGTGACATTGATGGAAAGCTTGCCTAGCAGCACGTTGATGATCTCGCAGGTCATGGTCTTTGGTTTGTTTGCCTTGCAATTGTTATTTATCACTTTACGTGGTCAATCGCTGGGCAAAATGATTACGGGTATTCGTGTGGTTGATCAAACCACCCATCGTCTGCCATCATTTTTAAAGCTTATTGGTATGCGTACCTTTTTGCTGTTTATCATTTATAACTTACTATTCTCGTTTACCAGCTTTTTAGGCTTTGTCCTTATTGCTATTCATTATTATATGGCGTCTAAAAGCCCTGAAAACATTGGTTGGCACGACAAATTGGCCAAAACTTTGGTAGTTAAAGCAGATAGTAGTCAATTGATAAAAGAGCCAAAAATAAAATAA
- the ppsA gene encoding phosphoenolpyruvate synthase gives MAAQSTALVINLDQLGKDDIEMVGGKNASLGEMISHLSDLGVSVPGGFATTSNAFYQFLTETGLLDKINGELKTLDVNDVNKLAETGKKIRTWIIEQELPKDLEQAVRDSFEAMSDGKEIAVAVRSSATAEDLPDASFAGQQETFLNIRGIDNVLIAIKEVFASLYNDRAISYRVHKGFEHEGVALSAAVQRMVRSETGAAGVMFTLDTESGFDQVVFITSSYGLGEMVVQGAVNPDEFYVSKQLLANGKPAIIRRNLGSKHKKMIYGDEGSTTKSVKVIDVEKEDRMQFSLSTEELTSLAKQAMTIEKHYGQAMDIEWAKDGDTNEIFIVQARPETVKSRQDSNVMERYIIDTTNAKVLCEGRSIGQRIGSGKVRIVSNLNEMDKVQEGDVLVSDMTDPDWEPVMKRASAIITNRGGRTCHAAIIARELGVPAIVGCGNATELLVDGQDVTASCAEGDTGFIYESQIDFEVQTNSVESMPELAFKVMMNVGNPDRAFSFTQMPNEGIGLARLEFIINRMIGVHPKALLNMNSLPREIAQAINERIAGYASPVDFYVDKLVEGISTLAVAFMDQPVIVRMSDFKSNEYANLLGGKLYEPSEENPMLGFRGASRYVSDNFRDCFELECKALKRVRDEMGLTNVEIMIPFVRTVGEAKQVIELLEKNGLKRGENGLRIIMMCELPTNCLLAEEFLEHFDGFSIGSNDLTQLTLGLDRDSGIVSHLFDERDPAVKKLLSMAIDACRKQNKYVGICGQGPSDHPDLALWLMEQGISSVSLNPDSVLDTWFFLAGEEAK, from the coding sequence ATGGCAGCGCAATCTACAGCACTTGTAATTAACCTTGATCAGTTAGGAAAAGACGACATTGAAATGGTCGGTGGCAAAAACGCTTCACTTGGTGAAATGATCAGCCATCTATCTGATTTGGGCGTTAGTGTTCCAGGCGGCTTTGCCACAACTTCAAATGCTTTTTACCAGTTTCTAACAGAAACAGGCTTACTTGATAAAATTAACGGCGAGCTTAAAACCTTAGATGTTAATGATGTCAATAAACTTGCTGAAACGGGCAAAAAAATCCGTACTTGGATTATTGAGCAAGAACTGCCGAAAGATCTTGAGCAAGCGGTTCGTGATTCATTCGAAGCAATGAGCGATGGTAAAGAAATCGCGGTTGCGGTACGTTCTTCTGCTACTGCTGAAGATTTGCCAGATGCCTCATTTGCTGGTCAGCAAGAAACGTTCTTAAACATTCGCGGCATTGATAACGTCCTAATTGCAATTAAAGAAGTATTTGCATCTCTTTATAATGACCGTGCCATCTCTTATCGTGTACACAAAGGTTTTGAGCATGAAGGCGTAGCATTGTCTGCTGCTGTACAGCGTATGGTTCGTTCAGAAACTGGTGCTGCTGGCGTTATGTTCACACTAGATACCGAAAGTGGTTTTGATCAAGTGGTCTTTATCACTTCAAGCTATGGTCTAGGTGAAATGGTTGTACAGGGCGCCGTAAATCCTGATGAATTCTATGTGTCAAAACAATTACTTGCTAACGGCAAACCTGCGATTATCCGTCGCAACTTAGGTAGCAAGCACAAGAAAATGATTTATGGTGATGAAGGTAGTACCACCAAATCAGTTAAAGTCATTGATGTCGAAAAAGAAGATCGCATGCAGTTCTCTTTGTCTACGGAAGAGCTGACATCACTTGCTAAGCAAGCCATGACCATTGAAAAGCATTATGGTCAAGCAATGGATATCGAGTGGGCAAAAGACGGCGACACCAATGAAATCTTTATCGTTCAGGCTCGTCCTGAAACGGTTAAGAGTCGCCAAGACAGCAATGTCATGGAACGTTATATCATCGACACGACTAACGCTAAAGTATTGTGTGAAGGTCGCTCAATTGGTCAACGTATCGGTTCAGGTAAAGTCCGTATCGTTAGCAACCTAAATGAGATGGATAAAGTACAAGAAGGCGATGTATTGGTATCAGACATGACGGATCCGGATTGGGAACCAGTCATGAAGCGTGCTTCTGCTATCATTACCAACCGTGGTGGTCGTACTTGTCACGCAGCGATTATCGCTCGTGAGCTAGGCGTCCCCGCTATCGTTGGTTGTGGTAATGCCACTGAGCTATTGGTTGATGGTCAAGATGTGACTGCTTCTTGTGCCGAAGGTGATACTGGCTTCATTTATGAAAGTCAGATTGATTTTGAAGTACAGACCAACTCTGTAGAATCTATGCCTGAGCTTGCATTCAAAGTCATGATGAACGTTGGTAATCCAGATCGTGCCTTCTCATTTACCCAAATGCCAAACGAAGGGATTGGTCTTGCGCGTCTTGAGTTCATCATCAACCGTATGATTGGTGTGCATCCAAAAGCATTGCTAAACATGAACAGCTTGCCACGTGAAATTGCACAAGCCATCAATGAGCGCATCGCAGGTTATGCCTCACCTGTTGACTTCTATGTGGACAAATTGGTTGAAGGCATCTCAACGCTCGCTGTAGCCTTTATGGATCAGCCTGTTATCGTTCGTATGTCAGATTTCAAATCAAACGAATACGCTAACTTGCTTGGTGGTAAGTTATACGAGCCATCAGAAGAAAACCCAATGCTTGGTTTCCGTGGTGCTAGCCGCTACGTGTCTGATAACTTCCGTGACTGCTTTGAGCTAGAGTGTAAAGCGCTTAAACGCGTTCGTGATGAGATGGGCTTGACCAACGTCGAGATTATGATTCCATTCGTCCGTACCGTCGGCGAAGCCAAACAAGTCATCGAATTGCTTGAGAAAAATGGTCTAAAACGTGGCGAAAATGGTCTACGCATCATCATGATGTGTGAGCTACCAACCAACTGCTTACTAGCAGAAGAGTTCCTAGAGCATTTCGATGGTTTTTCAATCGGTTCAAACGATTTGACGCAGTTGACTCTAGGTCTTGACCGTGACTCAGGTATCGTCTCACATCTATTTGATGAGCGTGACCCTGCGGTTAAAAAGCTGTTGTCAATGGCAATTGATGCTTGCCGTAAGCAAAATAAATACGTCGGTATCTGTGGTCAAGGTCCATCAGACCATCCAGATCTAGCTTTATGGCTCATGGAGCAAGGCATCAGCTCAGTATCATTGAACCCTGACTCAGTACTAGATACTTGGTTCTTCTTAGCGGGTGAAGAAGCGAAGTAA
- a CDS encoding posphoenolpyruvate synthetase regulatory kinase/phosphorylase PpsR produces the protein MKALEVDNAQNIRTAFFISDGTAITAETLGRAILSQFASVPFETRVLPYVDNLERAEDAVVQINTAYQRDGLLPLVFDTIVSPEIREKINSAHSCNLDMYEGLIGRVAEETGVEPDGHSGHAHDNVDSETYKERIDAVHFALDNDDGARTRHYHAADIILIGVSRSGKTPTSLYLALQFGIRAANYPLTEEDLNDNQLPKALREHKHKLFGLIIDTDRLVKIRQERRAGSRYSSYQQCQQEQRAIQGIYTSQGIPSLDVSEMSVEEIATRILQMTGLKRRIG, from the coding sequence ATGAAAGCACTAGAAGTTGATAACGCTCAAAACATAAGAACGGCGTTTTTTATCTCTGATGGCACGGCGATTACAGCAGAAACGCTTGGCCGTGCTATTTTAAGCCAATTTGCTTCAGTGCCCTTTGAGACTCGAGTATTGCCTTATGTGGATAATCTAGAACGTGCTGAAGATGCGGTTGTGCAAATCAATACCGCCTATCAGCGAGATGGCTTGCTGCCACTGGTGTTTGATACTATTGTTAGTCCTGAGATTCGTGAGAAAATCAATTCAGCACACAGTTGTAATCTTGATATGTATGAAGGTCTAATCGGTCGCGTTGCAGAAGAGACGGGCGTGGAGCCAGATGGGCATTCAGGTCATGCCCATGATAACGTCGACTCTGAGACTTATAAAGAGCGTATTGATGCGGTGCATTTTGCTTTAGATAACGATGACGGCGCTCGTACCCGTCATTATCATGCAGCAGATATTATTTTGATTGGCGTTTCACGCTCTGGTAAAACGCCAACCTCATTATATTTGGCACTACAATTTGGTATTCGAGCGGCCAATTATCCTTTAACCGAAGAAGACCTAAACGACAACCAGCTACCTAAAGCATTGCGTGAGCATAAACACAAGTTATTTGGTCTGATTATCGATACGGATCGCTTGGTGAAAATCCGCCAAGAGCGTCGCGCGGGTAGTCGCTACTCAAGTTATCAGCAATGTCAGCAAGAACAGCGCGCAATACAAGGAATTTATACCTCGCAGGGGATTCCAAGCCTTGATGTGTCAGAGATGTCCGTTGAAGAGATTGCCACGCGTATATTGCAGATGACTGGTCTCAAACGCCGCATTGGCTAA